The genomic interval GGAGAACCTCGCCCCTGGATGCTGGCGTGGGGCGGCGAAGTCCCTCCccggaggcggaggcaggaggaggagggaggagatagggaagaagaaaaggagggagggagaagcctggaggagggaagagggaggagggagggggctgccgCGCGGACCGCAGGGAGCCGGGCGCAGGGAGCATCGGAGGGCGGAGCGGAGGTCTGCCAGCAACGGGCGACAGGCGAGCGACCCCACAGCAGCCCCCACATCTCTGCTGCCTGTGCCCGCGCCTGCCCCCGGGATCCGCGGCGGCCCGGCGCGCGAGCGCTGACCTCTGCGGAGGCGGCGCGGGCTCAGCATCGGGCCGGGGCCGGGAGGGGCACCGGGGCCGGGGGGCGGCGCTCCGGCCCAGCCCGGCCCCGCCCGATGTCCATGAGTGCGAACACCATGATCTTCATGATTCTGGGGGCGTCGATCGTGATGGTGAGCGGAGGGGCTTCCCGCGCGCGCCCCCTGCTTCTGCCGCCCGCGCGCGCGCCTACCCCACCTCGCTTCCTTGTTTACCGGCCCCGTGCGGCCTGCGCTGCCCTCCGCGGCTTGCCCTGCGCTACCCTCGCTGCTACCTTGCGCTGCCCTCGCCCTGGTTGTCCTGcgtttccccacccacccacctacctctgcaGCCCAATACTCCCCCTTGGCACCCCTTTCGGCCCGGCCCACTCCTCGCCCTGACCGGTCATGGGCTCTTCCAGGCCATCGCGTGCTTGATGGACATGAACGCGCTGCTGGACCGATTCCATAACTACATCCTCCCGCACCTGCGGGGCGAGGACCGCGTCTGCCACTGCAACTGTGGCCGGTGAGTGCGCCCCGGCTCTAGGCACTACACGCGTGATCACACTTGTGCAGCAGGCCCCACTTGGCCGCAGAGCCTGGCTGAATGATGGTGGCCGCTTCTGCCCGCCaggtgctgggggaggggtggctaaCGGGAACCCTAGGCCAGCCAGCTGCTCCCTGGGAAAGGAACCATGACCGAGTCTGTTAGGAACTCCTTCCTCCAGTTCCTTTAGAGAAAAGGCTGCCTGGTGGTGGCATTATGGGCCAAGGAGCCTCCTGGTCCAGGGCCGGGAGGCCTGAGAGCAGCATCCTTGAGTAGTGTCCACAGTGGAAGCCAGGAAGCTGGTTAAGCCTGGGACAGAGTAGTCTTGCCTACAACCCAAGTCTTCCTCCTGGGCCTACTGTGTCCATGGTAGGCAAGAGCAGGGGGTCAAGATAGGAAGGGTCTACCTTGAGGAACACCTGCCACAACTGATTATTGTGCAGAGGAGGAGCTTCCGAAGTAGGCTGGGGTTTGCTCAAGGTCACAATGAGACCCACCACACCCTCCAGGGACCTCCCCTTCTGTGCATGTGTAGTGATGAAGTCTTCTGGCCTTGCATGTTTGTATGTCCATGTATGAAATAAACATCTTCTCATGAGCCGCGCATGTGTGTACTGtctgtgcatatacatgtgcgtACACAGCGCACTCGAACATCCGCATGCACTCATTCCAGAGATGCCCTCATGCGATAACCGTTGTCCCTACTGGACAGATTAGGAGGAAGTAGATGGAGGCTTCACAGAGTAGACTTTCTCAAGGTTACACAACTAGGAAAGAATGGGGCTAGAATCCCAGAACCTCACTTCCTTACTCTACCCTGTTTCAGCTCCAGAAGTGTACCTTCACACAGAAGTGTAGGGTATGTCAGGACAGTTGCATATCTCCTAGGTGCATATATGGCTACGGGTACAGGCAAATGTGTTGCAGATCATGGGCATTCCAGCAAGTAGAAAGTGGATGTACGTGACCCTCACATGCATTGGACATGGTAGGATTTTTGCAGTGTGGTACACATTCCTAGAGAGCCCTGTGCTCCAGCACACCATCTGTCTATCTGATACATCAGAGGGCTCTGATACATCATGAGGTTAGCTCTACTGTTCCCAGACCACATCTGTAGGTGAGTTCTGAAGCCTTTCCAAGATAGTATGTACATACTGGGCCCATGAACACTGGGAATAGATACTACATACGGGACTATTGTAAGGTGGTGGTTGATGAAGCGCTGTCTGTGACAGCACACTGAATGTTCACCAGAGCCTCAGAGCCTAAGAACACAGAGGGTATGTTCTTAGAGTATATTTACatagtttatatatgtgtatctcaTGTAGCATCCCAAGTACATGTAAACAGACACCTGTAGAGTGGAAACTGAAGTAAGGCTTGTGTGTGCAAAAATGTGGAGAGCCACATCATGTAGACAGTGTTTCTGCGTGTTTCTCTACATGTATGTGCTTTGTACACAACTCTACATACAGGGTATGTAAATTCGCTGTACAAAGCATTTTTGTATAttgattacatatatgtgtatgcaaagcacatgtatataaaacaatatacagTTCAGTGTGCTCAGGGAGAATGTCAGAACATCTCAGTGTGGGTGCAGTGACTGCAGATTAGTTTGCAAATGGGGTATCTGTACACATACCGTGTGCACATGTGGTGTTGACAGTTTGCCTATGTGTACACACTTTGTAGAATAATTGTACACATGTGTCTGCCTTGTACGTGGCTATTTGCAGAATTTTAGACAGAAGACATGTATGTAAACTAATGTTCTGAACAGAGCACGACAGCAAGCAACATTCGTGTGTACACACAGATATGAGCACATGACAGCATCCCACAGAAAGGGTGGCTGGTTCAAAGCTGAGTGAGTGTGCATCTTTGTGTAACGCACCATACTCATACCCAAAGTGTGCACAGTGCATGGGTGTGGGGCTTGTGGGGCCCATGTCCACAGTATACATGATATGTCCTGTGCATGCGGACAGCGTGTATACACGACACACATTGGCTCTCAAGTGGACACATGGCAGCATGTGTCATGAAGgtagaacacatcaaagacattcaTTTTATACACAACACATCTTGCTTTCATTCGGAAGACCTGAGCCCCTGCCCTCAGGAGCTTGGTATAGAAATAAGAGGAGCCAGGCCAGGGGAGGAAGCATTGTAGATGCCCGAGTTAATTGTAAGGACACAGGTCATAGCCTTTAACCCCTGGATTCCTGAGGCCACAGGGTGGCTGGCACCTCACATTGCCCTACCCGTAGGCTACCTAGGACCCTTCTagcttctttctgtttcctggaaCAGCTCTATGTTGGGGATAGTCCAGAGGAAGGACATGGGTCCCAGATAGACCTAGTCCCACCAGAGCCTGTGGCAATCCCTGATGGTGTGGAAACACTATCTCCCTCAGGGCCTGGTCAGCAATACTTTCTGTGCCAGGATCAATAGCATCCATTCATCATTACAGTGGCTGCTTATGAGTAAGTGATGGCCGCTATGTGTCATTCATGGTAGCTCCAGTAACCAACTGAGAGACGGCAGTCTAAGCTTTGCCCACTGGGATTGGCCAAACTATAGATCACAGAGTTAGCCCCAAGGCGTTCCCAAGAAGATCAGAAGGGGATCTGAGGAGTCTTACTGCTGCCCCTCCTTATCCCTGCTCACCTGGGTTCAGGTTTAAAATTACAACCCCACTGGGAAGAAGCATCCATGTGTCCCTCATTGGGCCCAGGGACATAAGCAAAAATGGGCACAAAAGAGGAAGAATTTTTAGCTGGAGAATGAAGGTCTGCTACAGGCAGACACAGGTTCCAGCCTCTCACTGAGAGGAAGAAGGGGTGCAAGTTTAGGAAGGGAGAAGCTATTTCCAGCATACATTTGAGGTGTCTGTAGATCCCACGTGGAGATTCACAGGCAGCTGGAGCTCTTAGCAGACATGGTGGGCAGTAGAAAGGCCCACCCACTAGTGGCTCTGGAAGTGGGTGGGCCAAGAAAGGCAGGCTCAGCAGAAGCCCAGTCAGCCCCTGCACCTGTCAGATAAGAGATGCTAAGCATGTGGTCCCATGGCACCCTTGGTATTCAGACCAGTAGAGTCTGACATCCATACTGATGACTTTGTGGAGTGGACCATCAGGTGGCTCACTCCTCCTGGAACAGGATAGGACTTCCTGGAAGTGGTTTTCAAACAGCTCTGAAAGGGTGATGAGCAGCCAGTAACCGAGATGATCCAGGGCTTGAAAGCAATGGGCAGTTCCAAAAAGCCAGTTGGACAGGGAAGCAAAGAGGCAGAGACCAGGGCCATAGTGGGTGCTTATACCTAGGAGAGGGATCTAAAACCTGTCTAGCTTGGACTTGAATAGTTAGAAACAGCCCATTCATTATAAGAACACTTAAGTGTATGACAGACATGTGATCTGTGGGGAACATGaatgaggggagaggaaagatcCCTCAAACCCCCAACAGAATAGGCACAAGGGAGATATTGAAAGCCAGAGGCCCAAGGCAGTGACTGCGGCAGGGGAACAAGAACAATCACTGGTCTTGTATCTGGCCTCCTGAGAGTATTATGTAGAGGCCAAGGAACACGTCTCGTGGGCCTTGGTCATTTGACTGTGCTTAAGACCTTGTCAGCTCCTCAGGGCCAGTAGGTGAATGTGAAACCTGCTACAGGTTTTGGAAGGATGGGGTATTGGGTGGACATTCATCCAAGCCATTCCTACCCTCCTTGACCCTCACTCCTAATCTCCAGGGATACTGTCTCCACCTTTCCCTGCAGTTCTGCCAGGTGACCTGATCTGGGTCTGGGGGTGCTGTTTCCCCTCCCAACCCAGCACACAGGGATTGCTTCAGAGAACTTCCCAGGGTGGCCCATAGGAATCAAGCCATCCACTTTGGGTCCCCTAGCCAGCCCAGCACGGACCTGGGGAAGGCTGGGCCAGGGTTGGCAGGAGAGGTGCCAGCCCACCCTGCCGCCCCCAGGCACCACATCCACTACGTGATCCCATACGACGGGGACCAGTCGGTGGTGGACGCCTCTGAGAACTACTTTGTGACAGACAATGTGACCAAGCAGGAGATCGACCTTATGCTGGGCCTGCTGCTGGGCTTCTGCATCAGCTGGTTCCTGGTGTGGATGGATGGTGTCCTGCACTGTGCTGTGCGCGCCTGGAGGGCTGGCCGGCGCTATGGTGAGTGCCTCGCGCTGCTGCGGGCACCACTTCTGGCCCAGCCCGGCCACCTGACTGCCCTGTCCCCCTGCAGATGGCTCGTGGACCTGGCTGCCCAAGCTGTGCAGCCTGCGGGAGCTGGGCCGGAGGCCACACAGGCCCTTCGAGGAGCCTACAGGGAACATGGTGCACGTGAAGCAGAAGCTCTACCACAACGGCCACCCCAGCCCACGGCACCTGTGAGTGCCCAGGACTCGGGGCTGCTGTGTACATGTAAAGGGACCTCGTGGACGCCCAGCTGGCAAGACGGGACTGCGGCCTCAGGCCCAGGGTATGCTGGGCTGTGGCCAGCTGGGCTGAGGCCAGCAGGCAAATCCAGTGGAAGGTGCTGTCTCTTCTTTTTATAAAGGGGGttgggtgggggctggggtggggatggcCTCTGGGCTTCAGGGACAgcagcctggtctccacagtgaGCAGGACACAAAGGCAGGCTCTCAGAGGTGCTGGGGCCAGGGGTGGTAGGTCCATAGTGGGGAAAGGCTTGGCCTGGTCCACACGAGCCTAAGGCCACATCTCAGTGAAAGCACTGTTTGTTGAGCACCTGTTGTCCATCCGTCCGTCTGAAGGGGAGGGATGTGTCAGGGCCTGCGCCCATCTGCACACGGGAGCATGTGCATGGGGCGTGTGCGACTggagggtgggactggaaggGCGGGCCCCTAGCAGCAATAAGGATGTGGTGGGCCCAGATGTCCCAGCCCTCACTGTGAAGCCCACCCTGCCTGGCCAGTAAATTCTCCAGAAAGCTCCAGCCTGTGCTTCTTCCGTCATCTCTAACCCCAGGGGCTACTGAGGCCCCTTCATCTAGACCCCCACTTCAGCCAACAAGCAAAATCAGCAAATCAGTCACAGTTTTATTAGATTCTGGATTTAAAAGGCCCAGATCCAATCAAGGGGAAGGCGGTAGATCTGACTCTTGGATACCACGGACCAAGGGCTGTATAGCACCAGATCTACTCTACCAAGTAAGAACTGGGCCAATTCTTGGCACAGATGTGTATATGGTAAGAGTAATGTCCAGGAAGCTGAGGGCCTCTGTGCCTTTAGCCTGGTCCCTGTAGGCCCCAGTCCTTCTGGCATAGCCACTGGCTTATGGTATGGCACTGTGTGCactccctgctctgctctgggcTTGTAGACATGTCTCACAAGTATGCAGAGGTACAGGAAAGCAGTGTGCCTCCCTCTGCCAGCACTCAGGGAGACAGAGACTAGgaggtgtgggaggcagagaagctgACACTTCCAGCATCCCACAACTACGCAGAGGCATTTGGGGCAATGTTGACCTCTTACAGAGGtcaaagaagacaggaaaggagggAGCAGTAAGTGTGGTCATAGAGACCAGCTATCCCCAGTCAGGTGTACCAGGTGTCCAGGTCCAGCTCAGCAGCTGAGGAGTGAAGGATGTGGTGGCTTGCTGGCCTCGGAATCGGGTCTCTCTACTTTAAGCCACTGCATCTTCTGCTGGTGCTGCTGAACAGCATCCTGCACACGGGCATCCATCATAGCCTCCGTGAGGACTCCATCCTCAGACGAATATGCCATGGCCTGGTAGAAAAGAAGGTGCAGATgagaactgggtggtggtggcgcacacctttaatcccagcacttgggaggcagaggcaggtggatttctgagtttgaggcgagcctggtctacagagtgagttccaggacagccagggctatacagagaaaccctgtctcgaaaaacaaaaaacaaaaaacaaaacagcaataaaaagagGGTGCAGAGG from Mastomys coucha isolate ucsf_1 unplaced genomic scaffold, UCSF_Mcou_1 pScaffold18, whole genome shotgun sequence carries:
- the Tmem240 gene encoding transmembrane protein 240 — translated: MGQNVEPRPEGRGLGLRHRDRSGEPRPWMLAWGGEVPPRRRRQEEEGGDREEEKEGGRSLEEGRGRREGAAARTAGSRAQGASEGGAEVCQQRATGERPHSSPHISAACARACPRDPRRPGARALTSAEAARAQHRAGAGRGTGAGGRRSGPARPRPMSMSANTMIFMILGASIVMAIACLMDMNALLDRFHNYILPHLRGEDRVCHCNCGRHHIHYVIPYDGDQSVVDASENYFVTDNVTKQEIDLMLGLLLGFCISWFLVWMDGVLHCAVRAWRAGRRYDGSWTWLPKLCSLRELGRRPHRPFEEPTGNMVHVKQKLYHNGHPSPRHL